Proteins from a genomic interval of Brucella melitensis bv. 1 str. 16M:
- a CDS encoding FAD-linked oxidase C-terminal domain-containing protein, which yields MSGLIMPEPDAGVLQRREQIVADLRVIVPGEGVVDTVNAMRVFETDGLTAHRQLPLVVVLPETVEQVAQVLRYCHDNAIRVVPRGAGTSLSGGSMPLEDAVLLVMSRFNRILEIDYPNRVAVVQPGVTNLGITKAVEHEGFYYAPDPSSQIACSIGGNVAENAGGVHCLKYGLTANNVLGIEMVLITGEVMRLGGKHLDSEAYDLLGLMTGSEGLLGVVTEITVRILQKPETARAIMVGFPSSEQAGQCVADIIGAGIIPGGMEMMDRPAIKAAEDFVRVGYPLDVEALLIVELDGPPVEVDYLLGRVEKIALQNGSTTCTLSQSEEQRLAFWAGRKAAFPAVGRISPDYLCMDGTIPRKELPRVLSGMRALSEKYGLRVANVFHAGDGNLHPLILYDANNPGELEAAEDFGADILRLCVKVGGVLTGEHGVGIEKRDLMPEMFNETDLDQQMRVKCAFDAKHLLNPGKVFPQLRRCAELGRMHVSRGALAFPDLPRF from the coding sequence ATGAGCGGACTCATCATGCCGGAACCGGACGCTGGCGTTTTGCAGCGGCGCGAGCAAATTGTCGCGGATTTGCGCGTCATCGTGCCGGGCGAAGGGGTTGTGGATACGGTCAATGCCATGCGCGTGTTCGAGACCGACGGTCTTACGGCGCACCGGCAATTGCCGCTGGTGGTTGTGCTGCCGGAAACGGTCGAACAGGTGGCGCAGGTTCTGCGCTATTGCCATGACAATGCCATCCGTGTCGTGCCGCGCGGGGCGGGCACTTCGCTTTCCGGCGGCTCCATGCCGCTTGAAGATGCCGTGCTGCTCGTCATGTCGCGCTTCAACCGCATTCTGGAAATCGATTATCCCAATCGGGTCGCCGTGGTGCAGCCTGGCGTGACCAATCTCGGCATCACCAAGGCGGTGGAGCATGAAGGCTTTTATTATGCGCCCGACCCGTCCTCGCAGATTGCCTGCTCCATCGGCGGCAATGTGGCTGAAAATGCGGGCGGGGTTCATTGCCTGAAATACGGCCTCACCGCCAATAATGTGCTCGGCATCGAAATGGTGCTGATTACCGGCGAAGTGATGCGCCTTGGCGGCAAGCATCTCGACAGCGAGGCTTATGATCTTCTTGGCCTCATGACCGGCTCTGAAGGTCTGCTTGGCGTCGTGACCGAAATTACGGTGCGCATCCTGCAAAAGCCTGAGACGGCACGCGCAATCATGGTCGGCTTTCCGTCGAGCGAACAGGCGGGGCAATGCGTGGCCGATATCATCGGTGCGGGCATCATTCCGGGCGGCATGGAAATGATGGACCGGCCTGCCATCAAGGCTGCGGAGGATTTCGTGCGTGTCGGCTATCCGCTTGATGTCGAGGCGCTTTTGATCGTCGAACTGGACGGCCCTCCGGTGGAGGTCGATTATCTGCTCGGCCGCGTGGAGAAGATCGCGCTTCAGAACGGTTCCACCACCTGCACGCTGTCGCAATCAGAAGAACAGAGGCTTGCTTTCTGGGCCGGGCGCAAGGCGGCATTTCCAGCCGTGGGGCGCATTTCGCCCGATTATCTATGCATGGATGGCACCATTCCGCGCAAGGAATTGCCGCGTGTCCTCTCGGGGATGCGCGCGCTTTCGGAAAAATACGGCCTGCGTGTGGCTAATGTGTTCCATGCGGGTGATGGCAATCTTCATCCGCTCATCCTTTATGACGCAAACAATCCGGGAGAACTGGAAGCGGCGGAGGATTTCGGCGCGGATATCCTGCGGCTTTGCGTAAAGGTTGGCGGGGTTCTCACCGGCGAACATGGCGTCGGCATCGAAAAGCGCGACCTGATGCCGGAAATGTTCAACGAGACCGATCTTGACCAGCAGATGCGCGTCAAATGTGCTTTCGACGCCAAGCATTTGCTGAACCCCGGCAAGGTATTTCCGCAATTGCGCCGCTGCGCCGAACTGGGGCGTATGCATGTGAGCCGCGGCGCGCTGGCGTTCCCCGATCTACCCCGTTTTTGA
- a CDS encoding FCD domain-containing protein → MADTVFSRIQASRTADDVVHQIESLILEGVLRGGDRLPGERELARQFDISRPILRDALKRLETAGLLTSRHGGGTFVADVIGQVFSAPVVKLFADHHKATADYLEYRREIESVAAEYAALRATPADRALLTEIMNAMEKAHGADDFATEARLDVELHNAIGEAAHNIVLLHTLRSCYQLLKDGVFYNRSVIYNHPGVADVFLSQHRAIYDAVMAGNPQAAREAVQKHIRFVEQATHDCALNDERERVARLRYRQRAGSKELKEIREDESE, encoded by the coding sequence ATGGCCGACACAGTTTTTTCTCGTATACAAGCAAGCCGCACGGCGGACGACGTGGTTCACCAGATCGAATCGCTCATCCTTGAGGGGGTTCTGCGCGGCGGTGATCGCCTTCCCGGCGAACGCGAGCTTGCGCGCCAGTTCGACATTTCCCGCCCCATCCTGCGCGATGCGCTGAAGCGCCTTGAAACGGCAGGCCTGCTCACATCACGCCATGGCGGCGGCACCTTCGTTGCCGATGTCATCGGACAGGTTTTCAGCGCGCCTGTGGTGAAGCTCTTTGCCGATCATCACAAGGCCACCGCCGATTATCTCGAATATCGCCGGGAGATTGAAAGCGTAGCCGCCGAATATGCCGCGCTGCGCGCCACGCCCGCCGACCGCGCGCTCCTGACCGAGATCATGAACGCGATGGAAAAGGCCCACGGCGCTGACGATTTCGCCACCGAGGCACGTCTCGACGTGGAACTGCACAATGCCATTGGTGAGGCGGCGCATAATATTGTGCTGCTGCACACCTTGCGCTCCTGCTACCAGCTTTTGAAGGACGGTGTATTCTACAATCGCAGCGTGATCTATAATCACCCGGGCGTGGCCGATGTGTTCCTTTCCCAGCACCGCGCCATCTACGATGCGGTGATGGCTGGAAACCCACAGGCCGCGCGCGAAGCAGTGCAGAAACATATCCGCTTCGTCGAACAGGCAACGCATGACTGCGCCTTGAACGACGAACGTGAGAGGGTGGCGCGCCTTCGCTATCGCCAGCGCGCCGGCTCCAAGGAACTTAAAGAAATCAGGGAAGACGAGAGCGAATGA
- a CDS encoding YdcH family protein, translating to MSNTPHTLGEEFPGQLEAIHALKAKDAHFARILEESDSVNDLIHRAETNIQPVSQEEETNLRKQRLALKDKIASALAAA from the coding sequence ATGTCGAATACGCCCCACACGCTCGGAGAGGAATTCCCCGGTCAGCTTGAAGCAATCCACGCGCTGAAGGCAAAGGACGCGCATTTCGCCCGGATTCTGGAGGAGTCCGATTCCGTCAACGACCTTATCCATCGCGCCGAAACCAATATCCAGCCTGTGAGCCAGGAAGAAGAAACCAATCTGCGCAAACAGCGCCTTGCGCTGAAGGATAAGATTGCCTCGGCGCTTGCCGCCGCCTGA
- a CDS encoding c-type cytochrome — MRAAMTAISAIAASLLISTVAQGADIESGKKIFNACKACHQIGEGAKNMVGPELNGLFGRHSGSVEGYKYSDANKNSGIVWDEEIFRKYIKKPREVIPKTKMVYAGLKDEGKIDDLIAFLKQYDLGGKIKE, encoded by the coding sequence ATGCGTGCTGCAATGACCGCGATTTCCGCAATCGCAGCTTCCCTTTTGATCTCGACTGTCGCGCAAGGGGCGGATATCGAATCCGGCAAGAAGATTTTCAACGCATGCAAGGCTTGCCATCAGATTGGTGAGGGGGCGAAAAATATGGTCGGCCCTGAGCTCAACGGGCTCTTTGGGCGTCACTCGGGTTCCGTCGAAGGATATAAGTATTCCGACGCAAACAAGAATTCCGGAATTGTCTGGGATGAGGAAATTTTCCGCAAATACATCAAGAAGCCGCGTGAAGTGATCCCGAAGACCAAGATGGTCTATGCTGGCTTGAAGGATGAGGGAAAGATCGACGACCTGATTGCATTTCTCAAGCAGTATGATCTGGGCGGCAAGATCAAGGAATAA
- a CDS encoding LysR family transcriptional regulator, with protein MMSSLADMEIFARVVATGSMSAAARDLGLSPAVVSKRLGRLEERLGTRLLQRTTRQIALTEAGQGYHERVLAILANIEEAEAFVARRSADARGTLKISAPTTFGRMHIAPYLVPFMRANADLTVNMQLSDEMVDIVGDGYDLAIRIGELSDSTLVARRLAPVRRIFVAAPRYLKERGTPQTIEDLQDHICLAPHNNDPWRLEGPKGPIVIRPTGPLQTNSSEIVREAVLAGLGIAQRSTWDVGPELAAGKLVQVLPDYAASRNVAIHAVYPSKQFLPAKVRLFIDYLADLYGPVPYWESGTFPEEN; from the coding sequence ATGATGAGCAGCCTGGCGGATATGGAGATATTTGCCCGCGTCGTGGCCACGGGCAGCATGTCGGCCGCTGCGCGCGATCTTGGTCTTTCACCGGCCGTCGTTTCCAAGCGCCTGGGGCGGCTGGAAGAAAGGCTTGGAACACGCCTTCTCCAGCGCACGACGCGCCAGATCGCGCTGACAGAGGCCGGTCAGGGCTATCATGAGCGGGTGCTGGCCATTCTCGCCAATATTGAGGAGGCGGAAGCCTTCGTCGCCCGCCGCTCCGCTGATGCGCGCGGTACGCTGAAGATTTCAGCTCCCACCACTTTCGGGCGGATGCATATCGCGCCCTATCTTGTGCCTTTCATGCGCGCCAATGCCGATCTCACGGTCAATATGCAATTGAGCGACGAAATGGTGGATATTGTCGGTGATGGCTACGACCTTGCAATCCGCATCGGCGAACTTTCCGATTCCACGCTCGTTGCCCGCCGCCTCGCGCCCGTGCGCCGCATTTTCGTTGCCGCACCCCGCTACCTCAAGGAGCGCGGCACCCCGCAGACGATCGAAGATTTGCAGGATCATATCTGCCTTGCGCCGCACAATAACGACCCCTGGCGGCTGGAGGGGCCGAAAGGCCCCATCGTCATCCGCCCGACCGGCCCCTTGCAGACCAATTCCAGCGAAATCGTGCGTGAAGCCGTGCTTGCCGGTCTTGGCATTGCGCAACGCTCCACCTGGGACGTCGGGCCGGAACTGGCCGCCGGCAAGCTTGTGCAGGTGCTGCCCGATTATGCGGCCTCACGCAATGTAGCAATCCACGCCGTCTACCCCTCGAAGCAATTCCTGCCTGCCAAGGTGCGGCTTTTCATCGATTATCTCGCAGATCTCTACGGCCCTGTTCCCTATTGGGAAAGCGGCACCTTTCCTGAGGAGAATTGA